A window of the Thermoleophilia bacterium SCSIO 60948 genome harbors these coding sequences:
- the lspA gene encoding signal peptidase II: MRRPGRPRTRDWVGLGTLCLLVVAIDQASKAAIVASLEIGERVDVVPGLDIVHVTNPGIAFGFLSDGPGLILPVTLVALAAIVVWFAFEGGRRSRMWLPAGLLTGGAIGNLIDRLRLDHVTDFIDLPYWPSFNVADAAITVGVVILLVMVMFGPETGSEPDPERERPDGEGRKAAV; the protein is encoded by the coding sequence ATGCGCCGGCCGGGACGCCCGCGGACTCGCGACTGGGTTGGGCTCGGCACTCTGTGTCTGCTCGTCGTCGCGATCGATCAGGCCTCGAAGGCCGCGATCGTGGCCTCTCTCGAGATCGGCGAACGCGTCGACGTCGTCCCCGGACTCGACATCGTCCACGTCACGAACCCCGGGATCGCGTTCGGGTTCCTCTCCGACGGCCCCGGCCTGATCCTCCCCGTGACGCTCGTCGCGCTCGCGGCGATCGTCGTCTGGTTCGCGTTCGAGGGCGGCCGTCGCAGCCGGATGTGGCTCCCCGCGGGGCTGCTGACCGGTGGCGCGATCGGCAACCTGATCGATCGCCTGCGCCTCGATCACGTCACCGACTTCATCGACCTGCCGTACTGGCCGTCGTTCAACGTCGCCGACGCCGCGATCACCGTCGGGGTCGTGATCCTGCTCGTCATGGTCATGTTCGGCCCCGAGACCGGGTCCGAGCCCGACCCCGAGCGCGAGCGACCCGACGGCGAGGGTCGCAAGGCGGCTGTTTGA
- a CDS encoding YggS family pyridoxal phosphate enzyme, whose protein sequence is MPELIRDIDPGLVRDRLGEVREAGRPGLEILVATKYVPVEEMGALAEAGVGLVGENRLDSLIEKQERFADRFTWDFIGNLQSRKAPEVAERVRLIHSLASESAARKLERAAGSGAAALIEVNVAGEGTKGGVAPSELAALIEACPLPVEGLMTMPPATADPELSRPHFARLAELAAEHGLERLSMGTSQDWRVAVEEGATIVRLGSGLLRREPLE, encoded by the coding sequence GTGCCCGAGCTGATCCGCGACATCGATCCGGGTCTCGTCCGCGACCGGCTGGGCGAGGTACGGGAGGCCGGCCGGCCCGGGCTCGAGATCCTGGTCGCGACGAAGTACGTGCCGGTCGAGGAGATGGGGGCGCTCGCCGAGGCCGGCGTCGGGCTCGTCGGCGAGAACCGGCTCGACTCGCTCATCGAGAAGCAGGAGCGCTTCGCGGATCGCTTCACGTGGGACTTCATCGGCAACCTCCAGAGCCGCAAGGCCCCGGAGGTCGCCGAGCGCGTCCGCCTTATCCACTCGCTGGCAAGCGAGTCGGCGGCCCGCAAGCTCGAGCGCGCGGCGGGCTCGGGCGCCGCGGCGCTGATCGAGGTGAACGTGGCCGGCGAAGGGACGAAGGGAGGCGTCGCGCCGAGCGAGCTCGCGGCGCTGATCGAGGCCTGCCCGCTGCCGGTCGAGGGCCTGATGACGATGCCTCCGGCGACCGCGGACCCGGAGCTCTCGCGCCCGCATTTCGCCCGCCTCGCCGAGCTCGCCGCCGAGCACGGGCTGGAGCGCCTGTCGATGGGGACGAGCCAGGACTGGCGGGTCGCGGTCGAGGAAGGGGCGACGATCGTCAGGCTCGGCTCCGGCCTACTTCGCCGAGAACCGCTCGAATAG
- a CDS encoding RNA pseudouridine synthase, which yields MSAEPELVLLDDELAVVDKPPGLVVHPAPGTHDPTLVDLLGELLGGGEDPDRPGIVHRLDRDTSGLMLVARTPGTHVALSRAIAERRVDRTYLALVDGIPRSRSGTIDAALGRDHRRADRRAVGGRGARPARTHFEVEEALDGQALLRLKLETGRTHQIRVHLSAIGHPIAGDETYGGRSRPGLERQFLHSHAIGFTHPLTRERIELVSELPPDLARVLEAARG from the coding sequence TTGAGCGCCGAGCCGGAGCTCGTCCTGCTCGACGACGAGCTCGCCGTCGTCGACAAGCCGCCGGGACTCGTCGTCCACCCGGCCCCCGGCACCCACGACCCGACGCTGGTCGACCTGCTCGGCGAGCTGCTGGGCGGCGGCGAGGACCCCGACCGGCCCGGCATCGTCCACCGTCTCGATCGCGACACGTCGGGCCTGATGCTCGTCGCCCGGACCCCCGGCACGCACGTGGCGCTCTCCCGGGCGATCGCCGAGCGTCGGGTCGATCGCACCTATCTGGCGCTCGTCGACGGGATCCCGCGCTCGCGCTCGGGCACGATCGACGCCGCGCTCGGCCGCGACCACCGCCGCGCCGACCGGCGCGCGGTTGGGGGGAGGGGTGCGCGGCCGGCGCGCACCCACTTCGAGGTCGAGGAGGCGCTCGACGGCCAGGCGCTGCTGCGGCTGAAGCTCGAGACGGGCCGCACGCATCAGATCCGCGTCCACCTGTCGGCGATCGGACACCCGATCGCGGGCGATGAGACCTACGGTGGGCGCTCGCGGCCGGGGCTCGAGCGCCAGTTCCTCCACAGCCACGCGATCGGCTTCACACATCCGCTCACCCGCGAGCGAATCGAGCTGGTCTCCGAGCTGCCGCCGGATCTCGCCCGCGTGCTCGAGGCCGCCCGCGGGTGA
- a CDS encoding NAD(P)-binding domain-containing protein — MVIGFAGSGNMAAAMARGWASAPEGAPAMLFSDNGSGRAARLAAELGGEARGSLDQLAADSDFVVLAVKPHGLEAAAEAMRGHANGICSVLGATSVESLRAAFPDTPVTRCMPTIASELRTGVICHAPLDPADGALGETMLAALGMIGRTIEVADPDLDVATAMMGNTPAYFALFAEALADAGAAEGLDGRLALELVRESMAATARLLERLDPATLREQVASPGGSTEGGLAALEADELRAVAAHAVRGSLERMGR; from the coding sequence ATGGTCATCGGCTTCGCCGGATCCGGGAACATGGCTGCGGCGATGGCGCGCGGCTGGGCCTCAGCGCCCGAGGGAGCGCCGGCGATGCTGTTCAGCGACAACGGCTCGGGTCGCGCGGCGCGACTTGCCGCGGAGCTCGGGGGAGAGGCGCGCGGTTCGCTCGACCAGCTCGCCGCCGACAGCGACTTCGTCGTTCTCGCGGTCAAGCCGCACGGACTCGAAGCCGCGGCGGAGGCGATGCGGGGCCACGCGAACGGGATCTGCTCGGTCCTCGGCGCGACGTCGGTCGAGAGCCTGCGAGCGGCGTTCCCGGACACCCCGGTCACCCGTTGCATGCCGACGATCGCCTCCGAGCTGCGCACCGGAGTGATCTGCCACGCGCCGCTCGATCCCGCCGATGGGGCGCTCGGAGAGACGATGCTCGCGGCGCTCGGGATGATCGGCCGCACGATCGAAGTGGCGGATCCCGATCTCGACGTCGCGACGGCGATGATGGGCAACACGCCCGCCTACTTCGCCCTGTTCGCCGAGGCGCTCGCCGACGCCGGCGCCGCGGAGGGCCTCGACGGGCGGCTGGCGCTCGAGCTCGTCCGCGAGTCGATGGCCGCGACCGCACGTCTGCTGGAGCGACTCGATCCGGCGACACTGCGCGAGCAGGTCGCATCTCCGGGCGGCAGCACCGAGGGCGGGCTTGCCGCGCTCGAGGCCGACGAGCTGCGCGCGGTCGCCGCCCACGCGGTCCGCGGCTCGCTGGAGCGGATGGGCCGATGA
- a CDS encoding cell division protein SepF, whose translation MAFRDTWHRALVYFGLAEDPRYEDDYYEPETASGSDPYDRPTGGYERQAPRPAPVSRLSERRRSRDEIDDIFADEDASPRTRVLRPVGNGGGGSGADVRVHFVAPNSFNDAQEVADRFKQTVPVILNLQGTEGELAKRLIDFASGLTYALDGGMQRVADKTFLLTPRNVEVSAEERARLVEKGFFNQS comes from the coding sequence ATGGCCTTCCGCGACACCTGGCACCGAGCTCTCGTCTACTTCGGCCTCGCCGAGGACCCTCGCTACGAGGACGATTACTACGAGCCCGAGACCGCCTCGGGGTCTGATCCCTACGACCGCCCGACCGGCGGGTACGAGCGCCAGGCGCCGCGTCCCGCTCCCGTCTCCCGGCTGTCCGAGCGTCGCCGCTCGCGCGACGAGATCGACGACATCTTCGCCGACGAGGACGCTTCGCCCCGCACTCGGGTCCTGCGCCCGGTCGGCAACGGTGGAGGCGGCTCCGGAGCGGACGTGCGCGTGCACTTCGTCGCCCCGAACAGCTTCAACGACGCCCAGGAGGTCGCCGACCGCTTCAAGCAGACGGTCCCGGTGATCCTCAACCTCCAGGGGACCGAGGGTGAGCTCGCGAAGCGGCTGATCGACTTCGCCTCGGGGCTGACCTACGCGCTCGACGGTGGAATGCAGCGCGTCGCCGACAAGACCTTCCTGCTCACGCCGCGCAACGTCGAGGTCTCGGCCGAGGAGCGCGCCCGCCTCGTCGAGAAGGGCTTCTTCAACCAGTCCTGA
- a CDS encoding YggT family protein produces MIASGLTRADIADYVGALFTVYFICILLYVVLSWIQAFRPLPYNTALRAVTGFIEEVVTPYLNIFRRLLPTFGPIDLSPILAILLLLIAQSIVVSLVAG; encoded by the coding sequence ATGATCGCCTCGGGCCTCACACGGGCGGACATCGCCGACTACGTCGGGGCGCTGTTCACCGTCTACTTCATCTGCATCCTGCTGTACGTCGTCCTGTCGTGGATCCAGGCGTTCAGGCCGCTCCCCTACAACACGGCGCTGCGTGCGGTGACGGGTTTCATCGAGGAGGTCGTGACGCCGTACCTCAACATCTTCCGGCGCCTGCTGCCGACGTTCGGGCCGATCGACCTCAGCCCGATCCTCGCAATCCTGCTGCTGCTGATCGCGCAGAGCATCGTCGTCTCCCTGGTCGCGGGCTGA